TGAAAATGCTAATATGTTTCTTTTGTTGTGTAGCAAAATACAAAGaattccagaaaaaaaaattgacaaatcTAGCTCATGTGACTAAACGATGTGTTAAGTGATCGAGATGATTTCAAAGCTCCAGAAAAATGTGTTTGATATGGTTATCAAGTTACATTGGATGTTTTTTTGCGATATTCTTGAAAAGTTCCTATTTTACTGATATGTGACGTTTTGTGAGGTGGGATATAAATaagagaagaagaagaagaagagagagagagtgagtCCAAAAAAAAATCTGGACCGGTAATGTTGTGCCCATATTTCTCCGTGTTTCTTTTTTAACGTTCTGCGTACAAATTTATTATTACCCTGATTTGCTTTAACCATTGTTTTCAAGCAGGGTGTTTTATATGTGTTCAGaagaattattgtaataaaaaaactgAAGTCTTCCTGTGCTGAGAGTCAATTTTGTCCACAGCCGAATGTTTTATATTGGTACCCTGTAAGAGGCGTGGGTTTATTGATATAAGGTAACTCTATTTATGGAGACGCTTGATCCAATGTTCCAATAAAATGCTAAATGCATACAGCTATTAACTAGTATGACAAAGGACATGGGATGATTCCTACGAGTgtaattcaaattaattcaaaacttaaaaaaatataaacactgtAGATCATCACAGTTAGCTTTTCTGATAAATCTCTTCTGTAAATCTAGCTTTGTATGAAAACAAGTCGACCAACAAAGAGACTCAATGTGTTGCAACTTGGTCATCAATTCAACAATTACacatttattattatacatttcGATAACCTCATTACAGGAGACAGAAGAGGGAGTAGATTGAAAGATGCATACAGCACAggaaaacattttcattggaaaACGTTCATTGGGAGAAAACAGTTTATAaaaaattttatgtaaaatggAAGCTCCATCTCTGTCATTTCGGTAAACAATATCCCAATATGACTGAAATTACCAACTTATTTTACAAAAGAAAAGACAGTGCACTTTTGAAGTAATAACGTTACCAATTGAACCAATGTCAccaaatcaaattttttttttcatttttcaacgtGGTTTGCAATAATAAGAAAAAGGATTGTTTCTTGGATTCTTTCAactataaataataaaatgaaataacaaaattttaattattttcattttatttgttcaCAAATGCAATACTTTTCTTTTTGTATGTTAAGAGCAACcgattattaaaaaataaaactatcacaataattatatttgttCCAATATAGATTATCTGTAAGAAGGGAGGTTACTCCTACTAAAAAGAATTATATTAACCCCATTATTGGCCCCTGATGTCAATATACCTCCGATGCTTGCTGCGTACGTACGTCGGGTGCCTAGTTTGATACAGGTAGCTCTCAGTCGTAATATTAATCTAAAATCGGTTGGACGAGTGGAAAGGTGGAGGTTAGGATATTGTCGTCAGTAAGTTTATCAGTTTTATCTCGTATGACATATAAACATTAACTGGGTCATATTGTTGTTCGcagaatacatatatgttgttTAGTCTGGTTTGATAGACTTGCACAAGTCCTTAGAAATGTAGTGGGGTGGGAAGTTTACATGTAGTCTCCCATGTGGTCCAGTTATTAATATGTTCATGTTTCAAATATAAACCAAAAACGTTAATTTATGATTTTACGTATTACACAACGGGACATCATTGCTTTCATTACTTAACCATTTATCAGGACTTTACTAATATTCATATACTAGGCTACAGATGGTGTATTGTTGATGCTCTACCTTCAgtataaaatgtaataataatccTCTGAAGACTAATTCAAGAGACGACAGTGACAACAGACATGTATAAGCCGATTAGAAAATGTCGTATTAGCTTCTAGAACTAAACAAAACTccttatcatttaaaaaaaaatctatgatACACCTCTTACGTTGACCTCATTGAACACTTCCGGGTATACAGTTTCTATATTGGTGATAATGAAACTCGAATTAATTAGTATGAACTCCGactaattataaaaataatctaTAAATCTATTCACGACCGTAAGAAAGGTTGTTAACATGGCGGTGAAATTAGCTTATTTAATTTCAGTTTTCTGATAATGTCCTCATGGTGAAAATCATGTATGGTTCCAGTGGATAATGTTATCTAGTTGTTGTGTACTATGTTTGTATGTCAACAGAGAAGGGTGCTAATCACACATGCTACTAGTATGTAGGTCTAAACCTTGGTTACCTAGCAACTtctatttgtttcatctatTCTCTCATGATCAGCTATATATCAACACCATTGAAAATGTTCAAAACAAGTCACTTACAGGAGATAAACCCGTGTTTCTTAAAATCACGAATTAATTAAATACGAAACGAAAACAATCGTGGTAACTCGTAGCTTGATTACTATATCACATATCAGTttgattatttctattttttattcttttttttcattcttttccttactaactgaaaattatggacataaaataaagaaagtCATTGGATATAACGAAGAGTTACCTAATTTTGGTTTAGTTTtgaggggccgcggtggccgagtggttaagatgtcccgacatattaccacaagccctccacctctgggaagcgggctcgaatcccatgtggggcagttgccaggtactgaccgttggccggtggtttttctccgggtactccggctttcctccaccaacaaacctggcacgtccttacatgaccctggctgttaataggacgtaaaaataaacaaaccaaaccaaaccaagttTAGTTTTGAAATGGTGATTTTTGAAAAATCCTCACCAATTTGACGGTAGCTGTCAATTCATTTCAATGCATCAGTAAAAGGTAAATGACCTACTTTAACGTTAACTTGACTAAACGCAAATTTATTCTAAAAGTGGGACACTATTATCTCTACCAAAGTAACCTGCATATTTGAAGTAAGATACAACTTTTCTTGATTTAaccaatattgttttttttggCCAATGTCAATATGACGTTTTCGATGACAGGCTAATAAACAAATTCCTATCTTTGTTTTCTTATGGATTTGACGCACAAATATCCTGTTGATGGTCTGCACCTATAAAGTGTTAATGTTGAAGACCACTGATCAATATCATAAAGGCATAGGCGTTCCACagtctaattaaaattagatttgAGATTTGACTCCACTAAGATACTTTACGATACGCTCCTACGCTCAGGTATTGGAGCGTATCATAGTATATTTTATTGAAGCAAAATCAGAAGTCTTATTCTTATTAGATTGAGACATTCCGAGAAgctttatatagtatattagaCCTGTCGAAAGGTTCACTGATAGAAACGAATTCCAGCACGTAAATGATTTCAAACATTTGTTCTtgaagtttattttttaatattgttacataaaaatacataataatgtattgAAGTGACGAATTATATGTGTTATGcttgtaattatataagaaTGTTCTTATAGAGTTAATGTCATTGTAGATTCAACATGTCGACTGTCACTCCCCCTGGTGATTCCTGGTTAAACCAAATCTTGGAAGTCGAGTCAACCCAGAAGTACTACATTGAGTATAACACATTCCTCAGTAACCACATCGCCCACGGAATCATAGCGATAGAGAGATTGGGTGGAGACAAAGACAGGGTCAACAGGTTCATCGAGCACTACCGGAATCATGGTAGTCTAGAACCACCAAATCATCCACGTCACGACGAAACTACTGACGCAGAACCCGCAACTGATGACGAACTACACAATCTTCTCGGACAAAGAAAATTGTACTACAAATTACGGAATAGATACAGGATGAAACTAAGCGAGTATGGTTCACCTGAAAAGATGATACGAGAAGAGTTTCCTAAGCTGAGTAGGGGGTTGGTTTGCTCCGCCGCGCATGGGTTGATCCACACAGGGTATGGTTACAGCGCCAAGTGTCCTATCACAGTTACTGAAGGACTTGCTTATCTACATCACTCATGTAAGCCACTTCTTTTTGACGAAAATAACCCTGAAAATTCCATCAGCCATTTTGGAAAAGGAGAAAATGATATTTTGGCTGTTCTTGAGGAActgaaaaatgacgaaaagTTGAGAAAATACATGGAAGATGAAGCCGTTGAACTGCGAAAAACGGATTGGTCATCGGGTGGGTTTCAATACAAAGTGGCCGCTTTGGTTGGTGTCGGAGATAAACTAATGAAATATGCCTACAAAATCAAGGTACCGGTGATGGAAAATTGTAAAGACGAAGGTGAAACGGTCGTTGCGGTTTCTGATTGGCTACTTAACCAGGCTATTGCTGTTTATGCGTTGTCAGAAGTGAAAAACAACTTTTTCCTTGTTCATGGTGTGACTGCAGCATGGTCATTAAGACAGATAATCCATTTGTTAAAACCTTCAGATGCTGTTGACGCTTTGAGAACATTCACATGTGTTTTGTTGGCAGTTTACGTCACCCAGGAATGCCCCAGTCTGACAAACACGCCAACGATATCACAAAATGACGTCACAGATTCGGCTTGGCAGGCAGTCATTGACACCGTTTTATCACGTGACACTGACGAACACATATATAAGCTTGTACAAGTCTGTCACGACACATGGCGCGAAAGGAAGAGTTCCGACGGTGCTGATATCTACATGCATGCTGCTCAAGTATGTGTCAAAAATGAGCTCGTTTTCTAAGTCATGTGGAAAAACATCTTGGATTCAATATTACAGCTTCGATCACGCACGCGTGCTTTTCACGCATCAATGTTTAGGTCGTTTAAAAGACGCATTGGTTATACCTTAAACAAGCATCGTCAACGATTTATGTCTTGTAATGTTATTCAGGTACATATTGCCATGTGTGGATATGTTTCGAAATGCAGTTAACATTTGTAATAGCCAACaacaatgttaatgttatgGCGTGAAAAAAAAACCGATTAATGCATAAAAAGATTGGAATTGGAGTTGGATTGAAAGTATCTAAATAGTGTTTTACTCTTCGACGAATCAAAGGAAGAGAGGAATAGATTTGGATCCGCAGCGAGTATACCTTTATAACTAGCTGTAGAAGAAGCTTATCTAATCGAAAGGAAATCATATAACCAGTTAGTGTATTCTGCATTActattacattttgtatcttgAACACATTTGATAATCCATCGGAAAATTAAACAGGCATGTACTATAATAGCCAGTACATAATAAAACACCTCCTCTTCGCGTCGTTGTCTCTAAAGAACAATTTGGAGAGTATTTTCGACGGTGAGTCTGAATGTTTGACGTTAgttaaacatatttatcaaaatatgtcaattgttatatatatttacagtagaTAACATAACTTCATATACTATGTATAATCAAGAGGTTAATGTTTACGTCttcttaaataaaattgtatttgaagATGAAAATTGTTCGCTGTATTCTTAGAGACTAGTGTTTGTCTCTTATGTTGTcttatttaacaatgttttaaatgtcAAAAGCTATGATGTTCAAACTACTTCTGTGATACGTATATCTAGCTGTCTCCTCAAATgaaccaaatatatatatctaaaaagTATTTCTAGGAAATACAAATTCCAAAACGAAGTATGCTATTGAGTCTGTATTGGTCTGTTTGTATTAGTTTGTATTTTCATATGTGGCCATACTTAATACCTAATGACTGATGAAAAGATGCAAAGAAATTATCGAACATCCAAATATTTACAGAAATGTAGAACGATGAAGTGATTATGAGTTATTTCGCATAGGTTAACGCATGTCAAACCGGAAATTGAAGAGGAAATAAAATTTACTCATTACGGAGCTCAATTCTGAGACAAATCCTCCGTTTTAGAGCTTATGCTAAAGAgataaaaaacaaagaaaatctaccggtggtgtttttttttgttttttttttgtccccAATATCTGATACAAATGTCAGTTGTTATTAGAAAAAGACATGACCAGTTTCAACTCAAACCTATTTGGTATACGTGTTCATTAAGAGGCGTGCATCATCATTCTTACTTGTTTAATGTTTTAACTCCGGGTTTCATTTTGTGTTAGTTAAGCCATATCAATAGAATAAGCAATCTTAAAAAGAAACTTTCCTATATGTTTTCGTCTCTCAGTACGGTGGTTTTGAGTTACCAAAACAAATGATGTGGGAAAAGTACGAATTACCTTCGATTTACCACATTTTCaggttattatgacgtcacaataaccGGATAATGGGACTACTCGACGAAAAATCGTATTTTCTGCACATCATCTTGGGATCTCGGTGTAACAGTGTTATAGTTCTTTTATGTTTTTCGTTTTCATGATCTTtgaatggtttgtttgtttatatatttgacATTAATCGAACAATTTAAAGACGTTTTTTGTTCTATGTTGACTATGCAAAGCATCATCGATCTACTTGCTAAAAACTGTTACAGTACAACTGTAAGGTCTTAAAACTGTTACAGTACAACTGTAAGGTCTTAAAAATGTTACAGTACAACTGTAAGGTCTTAAAACTGTTACAGTACAACTGTAAGGGCTTAAAAATGTTACAGTACAACTGTAAGGGCTTAAAAAATGTTACAGTACAACTGTAAGGTCTTAAAAATGTTACAGTACAACTGTAAGGTCTTAAAACTGTTACAGTACAACTGTAAGGACTTAAAACTGTTACAGTACAACTGTAAGGGCTTAAAAATGTTACAGTACAACTGTAAGGTCTTAAAACTGTTACAATACAACTGTAAGGTCTTTAAAATGTTACAGTACAACTGTAAGGTATTAAAAATGTTACAGTACAACTGTAAGGTCTTAAAACTGTTACAGTACAACTGTAAGGACTTAAAACTGTTACAGTACAACTGTAAGGGCTTAAAACTGTTACAGTACAACTGTAAGGGCTTAAAACTGTTACAGTACAACTGTAAGGGCTTAAAACTGTTACAGTACAACTGTAAGGGCTTAAAAATGTTACAGTACAACTGTAAGGGCTTACAAAATGTTACAGTACAACTGTGAGGTCTTAAAACTGTTACAGTACAACTGTAAGGGCTTGAAAATGTTACAGTACAACTGTAAGGTCTTAAAACTGTTACAGTACAACTGTAAGGGCTTAAAAATGTTACAGTACAACTGTAAGGGCTTAAAAATGTTACAGTACAACTGTAAGGGCTTAAAACTGTTACAGTACAACTGTAAGGGCTTAAAAATGTTACAGTACAACTGTAAGGTCTTAAAACTGTTACAGTTGTACTGTAAGGGCTTAAAATTGTTACAGTACAACTGTAAGGGCTTAAAACTGTTACAGTACAACGTACAACTGTTCTGAAAGGACTTGGAGGTTTGCTCTCGATAGCTTTGCCATAATAAAAAGTTTGAGGTAAAATGAAAATTCCACTGCAATGTGCATGTACATACTCAAATTCAAATATCGAGCGTATTTTTCATGTCTCGTTTATGACGTTTATGATATCTGGTCATAACAATATCACAATGTTTATTTAAACTAGTATCAGTCGCGCCATATTTATGTTGACTAAAACAGATAACCTATTTAAATGTCCTCTATACCTTAGGTAGACAACAAGAGGCGGTCAGTGGGGAAGGAAAGGCAGGTAACGTGGttaaatatactatatatttctaataagtttttaaatgttatcatttgTCCTTCTGTTGGGTACATCTGAATGGTGATCATTTGTTCCCCTGTCGAGTACCTCTGAGTGGTAATCATGTGTCCCCCCTGTCGGATACCTCTTTGTTTGTTCTAGTAAATGACTTATTCTGATTTCACCATGTGTAGCATTTCATCAGAGCTGGGTGTGGgatggcatatatatatatatatatatatatacacatatttgtacGTGACAAACTGTAGCCTATGCGAGTACTAGttgtaagtatttttttttcttttgatacCAGAGATTAGCTTAAATCTCACAGCAAAGTtaccaatttattttaaaattgtatattaaaatattcttttgaTCATTTAATACTACCCTCTATTTAATTATATGTTTGAAATCAGTGATATTTGTGTCGTTGATTATGCGGAGGTTATGTAAAGTAAGATAACCATATCTTGTATCTGGTCTTGTTTGACGTCCTAAAAACATTCAGATTTGCTGTAATTGTATCCTCTTATCATTTACTGTAGGACTCTGGTGAAGCTTATGCTTTTATTTTGCTTTCTATATTAGATTTCCTGTGGAAAACGAAAACAAAGATTGTGGAGTTGGACGGCATATAAGGTAGGAATAGTTATTCTTAATTCATTTAATGTTTCTGTAAATGgatatatcattatttaatttctgTCGGTTACCAAaacgtttttatatttttttgaaatataccGATCAGATGTTTTTGTTCTAAGCTGAAAAAAATGAGCCGAAACGttaacaatgattttttttttgcaataagcCATATAGGAATAACACAGTCACTTCTAAGTATCTAGAGACTAAGATATTGTTTCACACTTCATTTTTCCAGATGGCTAACAATACAGACCAATGGGTTTCGGACATCCTACAACAGTACTCTACCAAAAGGTTCTTTATAGAATACAACGGTTTTATGTCCAATCACATGGCTCATGGCATTGTCGCACTGAAAGACCTTGGAGCGTCACAAACGAAAATTGGTCAGTTCGCTgactggtgtggtcagctattGGAGCCACCCGACCATCCTAATCATGCCGGAGAGGATCCAGACGCGGAACCAGTGAGTGACCAGGAGCTGCAACAACTTTTAGGAAAGAGAAAATCTTACTATGGCATCAGAAATAACTACATCAATAAACTGAAGGACGTAGGATCACTTGAGGATCTGATCAAAGCTGAGTTTCCTAAATTAATGCGAGGTTTGGGCTGTGTGGCTTTCCATGGTCTTATTCAGATCGGTTATGGATTTCGTGCTGAACATGGAACTGTGGTGTGCGAAGGGCTGGCTTACTTACATCACTCCTACCATGATTTTACATTTAGTGAAGCAAAAGCTGTAAACGACATCTCAAATTTTGGTCATGGA
The DNA window shown above is from Argopecten irradians isolate NY chromosome 8, Ai_NY, whole genome shotgun sequence and carries:
- the LOC138329354 gene encoding uncharacterized protein; its protein translation is MLAAYVRRVPSLIQVALSRNINLKSVGRVERWRLGYCRQFNMSTVTPPGDSWLNQILEVESTQKYYIEYNTFLSNHIAHGIIAIERLGGDKDRVNRFIEHYRNHGSLEPPNHPRHDETTDAEPATDDELHNLLGQRKLYYKLRNRYRMKLSEYGSPEKMIREEFPKLSRGLVCSAAHGLIHTGYGYSAKCPITVTEGLAYLHHSCKPLLFDENNPENSISHFGKGENDILAVLEELKNDEKLRKYMEDEAVELRKTDWSSGGFQYKVAALVGVGDKLMKYAYKIKVPVMENCKDEGETVVAVSDWLLNQAIAVYALSEVKNNFFLVHGVTAAWSLRQIIHLLKPSDAVDALRTFTCVLLAVYVTQECPSLTNTPTISQNDVTDSAWQAVIDTVLSRDTDEHIYKLVQVCHDTWRERKSSDGADIYMHAAQVCVKNELVF